The sequence below is a genomic window from Sphingobacterium sp. ML3W.
TTTTTTGATCTTTAATCTTTTGCAATACATTTTCATAGGTGTCGCCTGTATTGATATAGAGATATTTTTGAATATCCGTTACATTTGGAGCTAAAAAAGTACGATATGCTGTCCATCCGAAATATCCTCCTATAACTAGAAAAAGAAGAACAATTAATTTTATCCAAGTTGGTATTTTCTTTTTATTTTCCATTTTTTATGGATCTTTTTATTTTTTTCTAATTAGGGAGTTGTTGTTACTGGAATGCTATTCGATAGTGTCAGGTCTATTTTTGCACCTATACTGGTAATACCTACTTCCAAACCAGGTGATTGCGTAATGACTCGAGCAGTGCTCGTATCTGAAACTCCAATATCATAAGTCACTGTTCCTAGTGATAAACCGATACCCTGTAAAGCAAACCTTGCTTCTGCTACAGTTAAGCCAGATAAGTTTGGTATCTGTACTTCATTGGCACCTTGTCCATTACCTAGAATTAAATCTATTTTTGATCCTTTTGGAATCATTCTACCATCACGGATTGACTGTCCCGCAAATTGTGCATCTAAAACAATATCCCTTGCGATATCGGCGATGTAAGTGGTATCACCTATACGCAAATTATGATTTTTTAGTATAGAAGAGGCCTCAATTAATGTCTTGTCCTTAATTTTAGGAAATGCAATCTCCGGTGCTACCTCCGTAATAATTGTCAGGTAGATGGTACGGCCGCTTTTAACATGAAATTTTGCCTCTGGATCTTGTTCAATTACTAAACCTGGTTTAGTATCCATTTGATATACAGAGTCAATTTGATACTCCAAATTAGCATTTTCCAAAGCTGTAATAGCGGCGTTAATATGCAGGCCTTTTACAAGGGGCACATCGATTGATTCATCATGTTTCGTATAAACCTTTAAGCCTAAATATATAAATAGAAAAATTGCTGCAACAAATCCGATGGCAATAAGAAGGTTGTTTCTAAACGTATTCGTTCTTAAATATTGTAATATCTTTGACATTTATATTTCTTTAAAAAATCATTTTATACTATTCTCATCAAGCAAGATTAAAGCCATTATTTGTTTCGTTTATCCTACCAGCTAAATAATGAACAAAATTATTCGTTTTTCTGTGTATAGCAAATTATATTTGTTACAAGAATCACAATAATTTTTATGAAAACAAAAATAGCATTAATAACTGGAGGTTATACAGGCGAAGCAGAAGTTTCTTTCAAAAGTTCTGCATTTGTCTACTCGCAGCTGGATCAAGATAAGTATGATATCTATCAAATTACTATTACTCAGGATTCTTGGTTTTATGTGAGTGATTCTGGAATTAAGGTTCCGATAAACAAAGAAAATTTTACTTTAGCGCTTGATAATAGCATCATAAAATTTGATTTAGCATTTATTATGGTTCATGGTTCCCCTGGTGAAGATGGTCGATTACAAAGCTATTTTGATTTAGTGGGCATGCCCTACTCATCATGCGATGCACTTACTTCAGCTCTAACGATGAATAAGGGCTATACAAAAGCTATTCTAGCAGACATCAGTGATTTGTACCTCGCAAAATCTGTCTTGTTATTTGAAGCGCAGCGCGCTGAAGGTGTTGCTCTTGTAGAAGAGAAATTAGCGTTGCCGTATTTTGTCAAACCAAATGCTGGTGGTAGTAGTATTGGCATGACGAAGGTAAAAGTAGCAGAAGAATTAAAAGAAGCTATTGATAAGGCATTTGATGCTGAAAATACAGGAAGTCAAGTTATTGTTGAAGAATTCGTTCATGGTCGTGAATTTTCTGAAGGTATTTATCGGAATATTGATGGTGAATTGATTGTACTTCCTGCGACGGAAGTTAAAACTACACGTGAGTTTTTTGATTTTGAGGCAAAATATATTCCAGGTTTAACGGAAGAAATAACTCCTGCAAGCCTAAATGAAGAGCAACAAGTACGCATATCTAAGATACTGAAGGAAGTATATGTGCGATTGAATTGTAAAGGAATGGTCCGTATTGATTTCTTTTTGGAAAACGATTCAGATAAGTTTTATTTTATTGAAATCAATACAATACCAGGACAAACGCCGCAGAGTTTTATTCCGCAACAAGTAAGAGCGGCAGGTATAACAGAACAGGAGTTTTATGGGGAATTAATTGAAGTTGCTCTGAAAAGATAAAGACATATAGATATAAAAAAAGGCTTATCAAATTATTGATAAGCCTTTTTTTATTATTTTCTAAAGTCGAACTTAGCGAGATTGGGTTTAAATTTTTTACTTCTCTTCAGCTCCTCTTGATAGATAAGCTGACCGATATTTTTCAGAAATGGATAGGTGACGGTTTCATATTCATAAACTCCGTCATTATATATACCATTTTCATTAGATTGAATAACTACTGCTAATAAATATTCAACACCATTTTCAAAATCAACGATATAGGCATTGTCAATGTTGTAGCCATATGAATCGCCATATTTATTGAAAATGCGCACATTAGCGTCTATTAAAGCATTTTTATCTCGACCGTAAAAAAGTAATTTACTATACGCAGGCCAAAATTCGTTCGTGTCGTAATTCGGATAATCAGATTCAAATGGATACCTTGACATATAATCATATATAAGAGCATAGTCTTCTTTTGTTAATCTGAATCTGTCTTCACGATTGAATGCCTCTGGGAAAAGTAGCTTTTTCAAGACCAATTGTTGATCTTCTAGTGGGTAAACATTGAGGCCTTCAAAACTCCAGGGCTCATTAACAATTTCATCCTTATCATTCATATAGCCGACACCCTGAATTGTATTTTGAAGCAGAATAGGATAATCCTTTGGGTCAAATTGCGCTGTCTGATGATAGATGGTTTTTTGATTTTGGTAGAAAGTAACAGGATTGGTATGTTTAGCCCAGATACCTTTATCCCCAATTGCTAATCTGTTAACTATTCGACTATATTTGGTTCCATGTTTTTTTAATTTACGATTGAGCTCAGCACGACCAATAAATTCATAGAGCCTATTTTGCGCATCATTATCACTGGTCAGTAAAATTTTTTTGATGTATTGTGCTACAGAAGGAAGTCCATTGGCGGCAGACTCATCGCGCAGTACAGTTGTTTGTTTTTCATAAGCTGAGTCGATACGTAACGGCGTGTCTTTTGATAATCCAGTTATGTTTAACTCATTTATTTTTTCTAAAGCTAAGATAGCTGTAGGTAATTTCACGGTACTAGCAGGGTAGAAGTACCAATTCGGATTTAATCTGTAGCTATAGGATGTAAAATGAGGAATATTGTTTTTGTCCCGATCAATCTGTGTATAAAGAATTTGAACTTCATTTTTAGTCGGGTGATCTAAAATATGTCGAAACAGCTCAGGATGACCTTGCAGTAATTTTTCAAGGTAAACAGTGTCCATATTTTGAGCAAAAGTATTTGACATGATGCTGATACAAAAAAATGTTAGGTATTTGTACATGTTCTGTTAGTTCAAAAGTTGGTTTATAACAAAGGCCTCCTAGTGTGGAAGCCTCTTTTTTATTTTCTTACATATACCTGAAAACTGTAGTCAAAAGCATGTTTTTCATCTTTCTCATGTTTGTCTTCACTTTCTAATGTCCATTCATGAGCTGGTAATTCAGGAAAGTATGCATCTCCATCAATCGTAGTATGCAGTCGCGTGAGTAGTACTCTATCGGCAAATGGTAAAGTTTGTTTAAAAATCTCACCTCCACCAATGATAAAAATTTCTCTTTCATCTCTACAATAATTCAATACTTCTTGAAAGCTATTGGCGATATCGACCTCATCTGATTTTGCTGTCATGTCGCGTGTTAGGATGATATTTCTACGATCAGGAAGTGGTTTTCCTATAGATTCAAAAGTTTTTCTACCCATTACAACACTATGTTCTAATGTGTTTTTTTTGAAATACTTCAGATCATTGGGTAAATGCCAAGGCATTTTATTTCCTTTGCCGATTACATTGTTATCAGTAGCGGCTACGATTAATGTTATTTTTAGTTTGCTCATTTTATATTTTACACAATTGTATACGGATAATTGTACTTATACTGCTACTGGGGCTTTAATATGCGGATGTGATTCGTAATTCAACAATTCGAAGTCCTCAAATTTAAATTCGAAAATATCCTTTATCTCAGGATTGATTTTTAATTGAGGCAAAGGTTTGGGTTCACGACTCAATTGCAATGTTGTTTGTTCGAAGTGATTGCTGTAGATGTGGGCATCTCCTAGGGTGTGAATAAACTCGGCCGCTTCCATATCACAAACTTGTGCCACCATCATCGTTAACAAAGCATAAGAAGCAATGTTAAAAGGTACGCCTAAAAATATATCTGCACTTCTCTGATATAGTTGACAGGAAAGCTGTGGTTTCAAAATTCCGTTTTC
It includes:
- a CDS encoding PASTA domain-containing protein; translation: MSKILQYLRTNTFRNNLLIAIGFVAAIFLFIYLGLKVYTKHDESIDVPLVKGLHINAAITALENANLEYQIDSVYQMDTKPGLVIEQDPEAKFHVKSGRTIYLTIITEVAPEIAFPKIKDKTLIEASSILKNHNLRIGDTTYIADIARDIVLDAQFAGQSIRDGRMIPKGSKIDLILGNGQGANEVQIPNLSGLTVAEARFALQGIGLSLGTVTYDIGVSDTSTARVITQSPGLEVGITSIGAKIDLTLSNSIPVTTTP
- a CDS encoding D-alanine--D-alanine ligase — translated: MKTKIALITGGYTGEAEVSFKSSAFVYSQLDQDKYDIYQITITQDSWFYVSDSGIKVPINKENFTLALDNSIIKFDLAFIMVHGSPGEDGRLQSYFDLVGMPYSSCDALTSALTMNKGYTKAILADISDLYLAKSVLLFEAQRAEGVALVEEKLALPYFVKPNAGGSSIGMTKVKVAEELKEAIDKAFDAENTGSQVIVEEFVHGREFSEGIYRNIDGELIVLPATEVKTTREFFDFEAKYIPGLTEEITPASLNEEQQVRISKILKEVYVRLNCKGMVRIDFFLENDSDKFYFIEINTIPGQTPQSFIPQQVRAAGITEQEFYGELIEVALKR
- a CDS encoding serine hydrolase translates to MDTVYLEKLLQGHPELFRHILDHPTKNEVQILYTQIDRDKNNIPHFTSYSYRLNPNWYFYPASTVKLPTAILALEKINELNITGLSKDTPLRIDSAYEKQTTVLRDESAANGLPSVAQYIKKILLTSDNDAQNRLYEFIGRAELNRKLKKHGTKYSRIVNRLAIGDKGIWAKHTNPVTFYQNQKTIYHQTAQFDPKDYPILLQNTIQGVGYMNDKDEIVNEPWSFEGLNVYPLEDQQLVLKKLLFPEAFNREDRFRLTKEDYALIYDYMSRYPFESDYPNYDTNEFWPAYSKLLFYGRDKNALIDANVRIFNKYGDSYGYNIDNAYIVDFENGVEYLLAVVIQSNENGIYNDGVYEYETVTYPFLKNIGQLIYQEELKRSKKFKPNLAKFDFRK
- a CDS encoding dihydrofolate reductase produces the protein MSKLKITLIVAATDNNVIGKGNKMPWHLPNDLKYFKKNTLEHSVVMGRKTFESIGKPLPDRRNIILTRDMTAKSDEVDIANSFQEVLNYCRDEREIFIIGGGEIFKQTLPFADRVLLTRLHTTIDGDAYFPELPAHEWTLESEDKHEKDEKHAFDYSFQVYVRK